A DNA window from Pseudomonas wuhanensis contains the following coding sequences:
- a CDS encoding putative bifunctional diguanylate cyclase/phosphodiesterase: MKSQPDAASRMVAEVVTQLPVPSRLGMLRFERLNEPSWALLFLDPNCERQFGLPAVELCALVGSPYASLMEPEARYQLHDTIQQQLTESPHYLIRYTLHTVAGVLSLLELGEAYKQHNRHLLRGYLMVVDGLFDGEPLLPALDLETQNSRLQIALELNQRAQQEQLQHLDRVRAQQDLILLLTRQRYSTNNSLQEAAELITRSACDIYEIDCASLWNLDGSRLTPISAYHRATRGRQLPEPIDASGFPDYLDALHTGRAIDAHNAMRDPRTREIAEHLRPRDVNAMLDASIRVDGQVVGVLCLEQIGATRAWQSDEIAFAGELADQFAQVINNHNRRTATSALHLFQRAVEQSANAFLLVNCDGVVEYVNPSFTAITQYTTEEVHGQRLSELPALENLSELLFDAPSALAKSNSWQGEFKSRRKNLEPYWGQLSISKVYGDNRELTHYIGIYEDITQTKLAQQRIERLAYTDNLTNLGNRPAFIRNLDERFARDSDTPISLLLVDIDNFKRINDSLGHQTGDKLLISLARRLRNSLSPSGSLARFASNEFAVLLDDTDLSTGQQVANQLLATLDKPMFVDNQLISVTGSVGLACAPLHGRDPQTLMRNAGLALHKAKANGKHQVQVFTEALNAEASYKLFVENNLRRALTQNELDVFYQPKLCLRSGRLLGMEALLRWNHPEKGMIRPDQFISVAEETGLIIPIGKWIARQACRMSKDLTAAGLGNLQVAINLSPKQFSDPDLVASIANILKEEALPANLLELELTEGLLLEATEDTHLQLDQLKRLGLTLAMDDFGTGYSSLSYLKKFPIDIIKIDRSFIHEIPDNQDDMEITSAVIAMAHNLKLKVVAEGIETAEQLAFLRRHRCDVGQGYLFDRPIPGSELIEKLKRYPRGPIA, translated from the coding sequence ATGAAGAGCCAACCCGATGCCGCCAGCCGTATGGTGGCCGAGGTAGTGACGCAGTTGCCGGTGCCCTCGCGGCTCGGCATGCTGCGTTTCGAACGGCTGAATGAACCGAGCTGGGCGCTGCTGTTTCTCGACCCCAATTGCGAACGACAATTCGGCCTGCCGGCAGTGGAGCTCTGTGCTCTGGTCGGCTCGCCCTACGCCAGCCTGATGGAGCCCGAAGCGCGCTATCAACTGCACGACACGATCCAGCAGCAACTCACCGAAAGCCCGCATTACCTGATCCGCTACACCTTGCACACCGTCGCAGGCGTTCTGAGCCTGCTGGAACTGGGCGAAGCTTACAAACAACACAATCGGCACCTGCTGCGCGGCTACCTGATGGTGGTGGACGGCCTGTTCGACGGCGAACCGTTGCTGCCGGCGCTGGATCTGGAAACCCAGAACTCACGCCTGCAAATCGCCCTGGAACTCAATCAACGTGCCCAGCAGGAACAACTGCAGCACCTGGACCGGGTGCGCGCCCAGCAAGACCTGATCCTGCTGCTGACCCGCCAGCGCTACAGCACCAACAATTCCCTGCAAGAAGCTGCCGAACTGATCACCCGCAGCGCCTGCGACATCTATGAAATCGACTGCGCCAGCCTGTGGAACCTCGACGGCTCGCGACTGACGCCGATCTCGGCCTACCATCGCGCCACCCGGGGTCGCCAACTGCCGGAGCCGATCGACGCCAGTGGTTTTCCCGATTACCTCGACGCCTTGCACACTGGCCGCGCCATCGACGCCCACAACGCCATGCGTGACCCGCGTACCCGGGAAATCGCCGAACACCTGCGCCCGCGTGACGTCAACGCCATGCTCGACGCCAGCATCCGCGTCGATGGCCAGGTGGTCGGTGTGCTCTGCCTGGAACAGATCGGTGCGACCCGCGCCTGGCAGTCGGACGAAATCGCCTTCGCCGGTGAACTGGCGGATCAGTTCGCCCAAGTCATCAATAACCACAACCGCCGCACCGCCACCAGCGCCCTGCACTTGTTCCAGCGTGCGGTGGAGCAAAGCGCCAACGCCTTTCTGCTGGTCAATTGCGATGGCGTGGTGGAATACGTCAACCCAAGCTTTACCGCGATCACCCAGTACACCACCGAAGAAGTCCACGGTCAGCGGCTGTCGGAACTGCCAGCGCTGGAAAACCTCAGCGAACTGCTGTTCGACGCGCCGTCGGCGCTGGCCAAGAGCAACAGCTGGCAGGGCGAGTTCAAGAGCCGGCGCAAAAACCTCGAACCCTACTGGGGCCAGTTGTCGATTTCCAAGGTCTATGGCGACAACCGTGAGCTGACGCACTACATCGGTATCTACGAAGACATCACCCAGACCAAACTCGCCCAGCAGCGCATCGAGCGCCTGGCCTACACCGACAACCTGACCAACCTCGGCAACCGCCCGGCGTTCATCCGCAACCTTGATGAACGCTTTGCCCGAGACAGCGACACGCCGATCAGCCTGCTGCTGGTGGACATCGACAACTTCAAACGCATCAACGACAGCCTCGGCCATCAAACCGGCGACAAGCTGCTGATCAGCCTGGCTCGGCGCTTGCGCAACAGCCTGAGCCCAAGCGGCAGCCTGGCACGTTTTGCCAGTAACGAATTCGCGGTGCTGCTGGACGACACTGACCTCTCGACGGGCCAGCAGGTTGCCAATCAATTACTGGCAACCCTCGACAAACCGATGTTCGTCGACAACCAGTTAATCAGCGTCACCGGTTCGGTGGGCCTGGCCTGCGCACCACTGCACGGCCGCGATCCACAGACGCTGATGCGCAACGCCGGCCTGGCGCTGCACAAGGCCAAGGCTAACGGCAAACACCAGGTGCAAGTGTTCACCGAAGCCCTGAATGCCGAGGCGAGCTACAAACTGTTCGTCGAAAACAACCTGCGCCGCGCCCTGACCCAGAACGAGCTGGACGTGTTCTACCAGCCCAAGCTGTGCCTGCGCAGCGGTCGCTTGCTGGGCATGGAAGCGCTGCTGCGCTGGAACCATCCGGAAAAAGGCATGATCCGCCCGGACCAGTTCATCAGCGTGGCCGAAGAAACCGGGCTGATCATCCCTATCGGCAAATGGATCGCCCGCCAGGCCTGCCGCATGAGCAAAGACCTGACCGCCGCCGGCCTGGGCAATCTGCAAGTGGCGATTAACCTGTCGCCCAAACAGTTCTCCGATCCGGACCTGGTGGCGTCCATCGCCAACATCCTCAAGGAAGAAGCGCTGCCGGCGAACCTGCTGGAACTGGAGCTGACCGAAGGCCTGCTGCTGGAAGCCACCGAAGACACGCACTTGCAGCTCGATCAGCTCAAGCGTCTGGGCCTGACCCTGGCCATGGACGACTTCGGCACCGGTTACTCGTCGCTCAGTTACTTGAAAAAATTCCCGATCGACATCATCAAGATCGATCGCAGCTTCATCCACGAAATCCCGGACAACCAGGACGACATGGAAATCACCTCCGCGGTGATCGCCATGGCTCACAACCTGAAACTCAAGGTCGTGGCTGAAGGCATCGAGACGGCCGAGCAACTGGCCTTCCTGCGCCGCCACCGTTGCGACGTCGGCCAGGGCTACCTGTTCGACCGACCGATCCCGGGCTCCGAGCTGATCGAAAAGCTCAAACGCTATCCGCGCGGCCCAATCGCCTGA
- the msrA gene encoding peptide-methionine (S)-S-oxide reductase MsrA — translation MVLRSEILVNKNVLPTKEQALPGRETPIKVPEKHFVNGNPLLGPFPGNVEFAIFGLGCFWGAERKFWQREGVFSTSVGYAGGFTPNPTYEEVCSGLTGHTEVVLVVYEPEKVSYEQLLKMFWELHNPTQGMRQGNDIGTQYRSVIYCTKPEQLEAAKNSAKVFQAELTKAGKGTITTEIDEAPTFYYAEAYHQQYLAKNPEGYCGIGGTGVTCPI, via the coding sequence ATGGTTCTGCGCTCGGAAATCCTGGTGAACAAAAACGTGCTCCCGACTAAAGAACAAGCTCTGCCTGGCCGCGAAACCCCGATCAAGGTTCCGGAAAAACACTTCGTCAACGGCAACCCGCTGCTGGGTCCGTTTCCGGGCAACGTAGAATTCGCAATCTTCGGCCTGGGTTGTTTCTGGGGCGCAGAACGCAAATTCTGGCAGCGCGAAGGCGTGTTCAGCACCTCGGTCGGGTACGCCGGCGGCTTCACGCCGAACCCGACCTACGAAGAAGTCTGCTCGGGCCTGACCGGGCACACCGAAGTGGTGCTCGTGGTGTATGAGCCGGAAAAAGTCAGCTATGAACAACTGCTGAAAATGTTCTGGGAACTGCACAACCCGACCCAAGGCATGCGCCAGGGCAACGACATCGGCACCCAGTACCGCTCGGTGATCTACTGCACCAAACCGGAACAACTGGAAGCGGCGAAGAACAGCGCGAAAGTGTTCCAGGCGGAACTGACCAAGGCTGGCAAAGGCACCATCACCACCGAAATCGACGAAGCCCCGACGTTCTACTACGCCGAGGCGTATCACCAACAGTACCTGGCCAAGAACCCTGAAGGGTATTGCGGGATTGGCGGTACAGGCGTGACCTGCCCGATCTGA
- a CDS encoding 23S rRNA (adenine(2030)-N(6))-methyltransferase RlmJ: MNYRHAFHAGNHADVFKHLTLTRLIALMSRKEQPFAYLDTHAGIGLYDLQGDQASRTGEYLEGIARLWDQPDLPALTADYMKVLHEMNPDGQLRYYPGSPELARRLTRPQDRVLLNEKHPEDGLLLKDNMAGDRRVKVHLGEGWHVPRAMLPVQEKRAVMLIDPPFEQLDEMQRCAASLKEAVGRMRQTVAAIWYPVKDQRMLRRFYQDLAGTGAPKLLRVELLVHPLDTPNSLNGSGLAIANPPWGLEEELRELLPWLSKKLGQTQGGWQMDWLIAES, encoded by the coding sequence ATGAATTATCGTCACGCCTTCCATGCCGGCAATCACGCCGATGTGTTCAAACACCTGACTTTGACCCGCCTCATCGCCCTGATGTCGCGCAAGGAGCAGCCGTTTGCCTATCTCGACACTCACGCCGGTATTGGTCTGTATGACCTGCAGGGCGATCAGGCCAGTCGTACCGGTGAGTACCTGGAAGGGATCGCGCGGTTGTGGGATCAGCCGGATTTGCCGGCGCTGACTGCTGATTACATGAAGGTATTGCACGAGATGAACCCGGATGGCCAATTGCGCTATTACCCGGGGTCGCCGGAGTTGGCGCGGCGTTTGACCCGGCCGCAGGATCGCGTGTTGCTGAACGAGAAGCACCCGGAAGATGGCTTGCTGCTCAAGGACAATATGGCCGGTGATCGTCGGGTGAAGGTGCACTTGGGCGAGGGCTGGCATGTGCCGCGGGCGATGTTGCCGGTGCAGGAGAAGCGGGCGGTGATGTTGATTGATCCGCCGTTCGAGCAGCTTGATGAGATGCAGCGTTGTGCGGCGTCGTTGAAAGAAGCGGTTGGCCGCATGCGCCAGACGGTGGCGGCGATCTGGTACCCGGTGAAGGACCAGCGCATGTTGCGGCGTTTTTATCAGGATCTGGCTGGCACGGGTGCGCCGAAGTTGTTGCGGGTGGAGTTGTTGGTGCATCCGTTGGATACGCCCAATAGCCTGAATGGTTCGGGGTTGGCGATTGCCAATCCGCCATGGGGGCTTGAAGAGGAATTGCGTGAGTTGCTGCCGTGGTTGTCCAAGAAGCTTGGGCAGACCCAGGGTGGGTGGCAGATGGATTGGTTGATTGCCGAGAGTTGA
- a CDS encoding contact-dependent growth inhibition system immunity protein produces the protein MSREFPELHDFFGAYFHQDWTVEHDTAEQVIDAFLADSDPGDLMVVRQELNVLLDQRKDELVLREYLLKELSCYYCYWIAWESGEFWLRHIADRLASRLDHP, from the coding sequence ATGAGCAGAGAGTTCCCCGAGCTACACGATTTTTTTGGAGCGTACTTTCATCAAGATTGGACAGTCGAACATGATACGGCTGAGCAAGTGATTGATGCTTTTTTAGCTGACTCCGATCCTGGGGATCTAATGGTGGTCCGACAAGAGCTCAATGTGCTGCTTGATCAGCGGAAAGACGAGCTTGTGTTGCGGGAATATTTATTGAAAGAGCTGAGCTGTTATTACTGCTATTGGATTGCATGGGAGTCAGGTGAGTTTTGGTTACGCCATATCGCTGACAGATTGGCTAGTCGACTTGATCATCCTTGA
- a CDS encoding RHS repeat protein — MDQIVRIEQELDGFKDTLVLYRQQLGSFLSRNADRVSRATDMPSLMDMERVIKLGTTTTAVSSRDDDFFSGLARCPASGILQIESKFESVYDIPLGNISVDVIAVDGGESTSVLLDENGKGQFVGTPGKFYRVHVQGEVAPSKINELFDSYKGLSSDLEDWLRSEWEGFKPQWSQSTFAAVGNGMLAGSWAAVMGVWDSLSLLSDILQDPRKFVERLGSGADELAKLAESAPQVMAKVQLLASDEAALCLLLRTASLWLEMLPPSEIAGNSAEAASQVIVSLLIDILIASALAFTRVGIPAAKAYLTARGLKYGMGLASLAMRFVEATFNILSTFMKYVDQYKAVAARGVAAGLKKGRMQLRWDAKRNTTLKKDEHHDDSPDQAKNPNGDSATCVPSTCKNGCPVSMVTGEELLTLTDGSLDGLLPFDFTRLYRTSAAEIDVGLGFGWSHSLAHRLEIDGDQVIWIDHENRRTTFPMPSAERPAIHNSLSRAAIYLGDDPEELILAQAGDDTRFYHFHNGRLTAISDAYDNRLRITRDRQDRIQRLDNSAGRALLLRYDRTHLIAVDYQVFVPAQTLDEAWHTEQTLVSYRYDECAQLIEASNAAGESERYDYDDRHVILQRQLAGGASFFWEWERSGKAARCIRHWASFAQMDAHYVWDDQGSVTVQNIDGSEEVYVHDDRARLVRKVELDGGEQLKAYDEQGRLVAEQDPLGAVTEYRYDEVGRLVALIPPEDEPTAYEYRNGFLHVRYRGKAVWKYQRNAQGDVTEAIDPDGQVTHYHYDAQGRLLSIRYPDTSRHVFVWNALGQLLEETLPDGGQRRFSYDALGRQITRQDEHGAVTRYQWDAIGRLIQTTLPTGASRGFSYNAYGQITAERDELGCITRYEYADDLHLVSRRINPDGTQLNYRYDNAQLRLTEIENESGEKYQLDYTPNGLIRQETGFDGRRTAYAYDLNGHLLEKTEFGDDGSQLITAYQRDSAGRLLTKTLPDGIQVEYRYDSLGRLTSVDDGHDHPLEFEYDQQDRLITEHQGWGTLRYGYDACGQLNRLRLPDGSKLDYHHAKGGALTAIDLNGARLTSHQFAFGREQNRQQGLLLSEYAYDDQGRLKAHAVSQQQKSLYRRDYAYSLNGNLDHIADSRHGQRSYRYDPLNRLTRVRHSRDDPPESFAHDPAGNLLMQDRSGPMTVKGNRLLMQGDRHYDYDSFGNLIRERRGTAHKLVTEYRYDCQHQLIGVTTPDGRCSSYRYDAFGRRIAKTVDGQTTEFFWQGDQVVAESSKEHYRSYVYEPGSFRPLAMLDGKGPRKACPFYYQLDHLGTPQELTDFGGEIVWSAKYNAYGKVTHQTFGGGEQLEQPLRFQGQYFDAESGLHYNRHRYYDPDVGRYLTPDPIKLAGGLNQYQYTPNPTGWVDPLGLACNPCPGDIDADGPYSEIVPGGGLAAHEAQGGHLIAKHVGRTNMQLAQRLEAEPTIPAASTFPDRATAESASARALDANKTKIEQFLNGTKGKTTITHEFPYPVGVSLPNGRTEYLSASKVLLVLIKDARRPEGYFLLTGFPEI, encoded by the coding sequence ATGGATCAGATCGTACGGATCGAGCAGGAGCTCGACGGTTTCAAAGACACACTGGTTTTGTATCGCCAACAGCTTGGCAGCTTCTTGAGCCGGAATGCGGACAGGGTCAGCCGGGCTACGGACATGCCGTCGCTGATGGACATGGAGCGGGTGATAAAACTCGGCACTACGACTACAGCGGTGAGTAGTCGTGACGATGATTTTTTCTCGGGTTTAGCGCGGTGTCCTGCGAGCGGAATACTGCAGATCGAGAGCAAGTTCGAATCGGTTTATGACATTCCGTTGGGGAATATTTCGGTCGATGTGATTGCCGTTGATGGCGGTGAAAGCACATCGGTCTTGCTCGATGAAAACGGTAAAGGGCAGTTCGTAGGCACACCGGGAAAGTTTTATCGCGTTCATGTCCAGGGTGAAGTTGCGCCCTCGAAGATCAACGAACTTTTTGATTCCTACAAAGGCCTCTCCAGCGACCTGGAAGACTGGTTACGCAGTGAGTGGGAAGGGTTCAAACCGCAGTGGTCGCAATCGACTTTTGCGGCTGTCGGTAACGGCATGCTCGCGGGAAGTTGGGCGGCGGTCATGGGCGTTTGGGACAGTCTCAGCCTGCTCTCGGACATTCTTCAGGATCCCCGCAAGTTCGTTGAACGCTTGGGCAGCGGCGCCGATGAGTTGGCCAAACTCGCGGAGTCGGCGCCGCAGGTCATGGCAAAAGTCCAGTTGCTGGCCAGTGACGAAGCGGCGCTCTGTTTGCTGTTGCGCACCGCCAGTCTGTGGCTGGAAATGCTGCCGCCCAGCGAGATCGCCGGCAACTCGGCAGAGGCGGCCAGCCAAGTCATTGTCTCGTTGCTGATCGATATTCTGATCGCTTCAGCGCTGGCTTTCACGCGAGTCGGTATACCCGCCGCCAAAGCCTATTTAACGGCTCGCGGGCTCAAATACGGGATGGGGCTGGCCAGTCTCGCGATGCGCTTCGTCGAGGCGACTTTCAATATCCTCAGCACCTTCATGAAGTACGTCGACCAGTACAAAGCAGTCGCCGCACGCGGTGTGGCAGCGGGCCTGAAAAAAGGCCGGATGCAACTTCGCTGGGATGCCAAACGCAACACCACACTGAAAAAAGACGAGCACCACGACGACTCCCCGGATCAGGCGAAAAATCCCAACGGCGACAGCGCCACGTGCGTGCCGTCTACCTGCAAAAACGGCTGCCCGGTATCGATGGTTACCGGCGAAGAACTGCTGACCCTCACCGACGGTTCCCTGGACGGCCTCCTACCGTTCGACTTCACCCGGCTCTACCGCACCAGCGCCGCCGAGATCGATGTCGGCCTCGGTTTTGGCTGGAGTCATTCGCTCGCCCATCGGCTGGAAATCGACGGTGACCAGGTCATCTGGATCGACCACGAAAACCGCCGCACCACGTTCCCTATGCCGTCCGCTGAGCGCCCGGCGATCCACAACAGCCTCTCGCGCGCGGCGATTTATCTCGGCGATGACCCCGAGGAACTGATCCTCGCCCAGGCTGGCGACGACACGCGTTTCTACCACTTTCACAACGGTCGGCTGACGGCGATCAGCGACGCGTACGACAACCGATTGCGCATCACCCGCGACCGCCAGGATCGCATCCAACGCCTCGACAACAGCGCCGGCCGTGCCTTGCTGTTGCGCTATGACCGCACTCATCTGATCGCCGTCGACTATCAGGTGTTTGTCCCGGCGCAGACCCTCGACGAGGCCTGGCACACCGAGCAGACGCTGGTCAGTTACCGCTATGACGAATGCGCTCAACTGATCGAAGCGAGCAACGCCGCCGGTGAAAGCGAGCGTTACGACTACGACGACCGGCACGTCATTCTGCAGCGGCAACTGGCCGGTGGTGCGAGTTTCTTCTGGGAGTGGGAACGGTCCGGCAAGGCAGCGCGCTGCATCCGGCACTGGGCGTCGTTTGCGCAGATGGACGCGCACTACGTCTGGGATGACCAGGGCAGCGTCACCGTCCAGAACATCGATGGCAGCGAAGAGGTTTACGTCCACGATGACCGGGCGCGGCTGGTGCGTAAGGTCGAGCTGGACGGTGGCGAACAGCTCAAGGCCTATGACGAGCAGGGCCGGTTGGTGGCCGAGCAGGATCCGCTCGGCGCCGTTACTGAATACCGCTACGACGAAGTCGGACGGCTGGTGGCACTGATTCCGCCGGAAGACGAACCAACGGCCTACGAGTATCGCAACGGTTTCCTGCATGTGCGCTATCGCGGCAAAGCGGTGTGGAAATATCAGCGCAATGCCCAGGGGGATGTCACCGAGGCTATCGATCCGGACGGCCAGGTCACCCACTATCACTACGACGCTCAGGGGCGTTTGCTGTCGATCCGCTACCCGGACACCAGCCGGCATGTGTTCGTTTGGAATGCCTTGGGGCAGTTGCTCGAAGAGACCTTGCCGGACGGTGGTCAGCGGCGCTTTTCCTACGATGCGCTGGGTCGACAGATTACCCGTCAGGACGAACACGGCGCGGTCACCCGCTACCAATGGGATGCGATCGGCCGACTGATCCAGACGACTTTGCCTACTGGCGCCAGCCGCGGGTTCAGCTACAACGCCTACGGCCAGATCACCGCGGAGCGCGATGAACTGGGCTGCATCACCCGCTACGAATACGCCGACGACCTGCACCTGGTCAGCCGCCGGATCAATCCCGATGGCACCCAGCTCAACTACCGCTACGACAACGCGCAGCTGCGGCTCACGGAAATCGAGAACGAATCCGGCGAGAAATATCAGCTGGACTACACGCCCAACGGATTGATCCGACAGGAAACCGGCTTCGACGGCCGCCGCACCGCCTACGCCTACGACCTCAACGGCCATCTGCTGGAGAAAACCGAGTTCGGCGATGACGGCTCCCAACTGATCACGGCTTATCAGCGGGACTCGGCCGGACGGTTGCTGACCAAGACGCTACCCGACGGCATCCAGGTCGAATACCGCTACGACTCGTTGGGCCGACTGACCAGTGTCGACGACGGCCACGACCACCCACTGGAATTCGAATACGACCAACAGGACCGCCTGATCACCGAGCACCAGGGCTGGGGCACGCTGCGCTATGGCTACGACGCCTGCGGCCAGCTCAACCGCCTGCGCCTGCCGGACGGCAGCAAGCTCGATTACCACCACGCCAAGGGCGGTGCGCTGACGGCCATCGACCTCAACGGCGCGCGGCTTACCAGCCACCAGTTTGCCTTCGGTCGCGAACAAAACCGCCAGCAAGGTCTGCTGCTCAGCGAATATGCCTACGACGACCAAGGCCGTTTGAAGGCCCACGCTGTCAGCCAACAGCAAAAAAGCCTGTACCGCCGCGACTATGCCTACAGCCTCAACGGCAATCTCGACCACATCGCCGACAGCCGCCACGGCCAGCGCAGTTACCGGTACGACCCGCTCAACCGCCTGACCCGCGTCCGCCACTCCCGCGACGACCCACCGGAAAGCTTCGCCCACGACCCGGCCGGCAACCTGCTGATGCAGGATCGCTCCGGCCCGATGACCGTCAAAGGCAATCGCCTGTTGATGCAAGGCGACCGCCATTACGACTACGACTCCTTTGGCAACCTGATCCGCGAACGCCGCGGCACCGCACATAAACTCGTCACCGAATACCGCTACGACTGCCAGCACCAGCTGATCGGCGTCACCACCCCGGACGGCCGCTGCTCCAGCTACCGCTACGACGCCTTCGGCCGCCGCATCGCCAAAACCGTCGACGGGCAAACCACCGAGTTCTTCTGGCAGGGCGACCAAGTCGTCGCCGAAAGCAGCAAAGAGCACTACCGCAGCTACGTCTACGAGCCGGGCAGCTTCCGCCCGCTGGCCATGCTCGACGGCAAAGGCCCGCGTAAGGCCTGCCCGTTCTATTACCAACTTGACCATCTAGGCACACCGCAAGAACTGACCGATTTTGGCGGCGAGATCGTCTGGTCGGCGAAGTACAACGCCTACGGCAAAGTCACTCACCAGACGTTCGGCGGGGGCGAGCAACTTGAACAACCGTTACGGTTTCAGGGCCAATACTTCGACGCCGAGAGCGGCCTGCACTACAACCGGCATCGGTACTATGATCCGGACGTTGGCCGATACCTGACGCCGGACCCGATCAAGTTGGCGGGCGGGCTGAACCAGTACCAGTACACGCCGAATCCGACGGGGTGGGTTGATCCGTTGGGGTTGGCTTGCAACCCGTGCCCCGGCGATATAGATGCCGATGGGCCGTATAGCGAAATTGTTCCTGGTGGAGGCTTGGCGGCGCATGAAGCTCAAGGTGGGCATCTCATCGCGAAGCACGTAGGTAGAACAAATATGCAGTTAGCTCAAAGGTTAGAAGCGGAACCAACTATTCCTGCAGCATCAACATTTCCTGATCGAGCTACTGCTGAGTCAGCTTCTGCGAGAGCATTAGATGCAAATAAAACAAAGATCGAACAATTCCTTAATGGGACAAAAGGGAAGACGACAATTACTCATGAGTTTCCCTACCCAGTAGGCGTCAGCTTACCGAACGGACGTACCGAATATCTGTCAGCATCGAAGGTATTGTTGGTATTAATTAAGGATGCCCGGCGGCCTGAGGGTTATTTTTTGCTAACAGGATTTCCAGAGATATGA
- a CDS encoding DUF4123 domain-containing protein: MPPDALSPRAWLERQPLQPSEQLFAIFSSASAAEPFKAWQRSITAQAPSPIWAGTVYAEWEAVMPYVGIVAAGSEFLEWVAATESRDWGWLAVSSASQEALVEHFRSLTQVLLPNGNAVFFRFWDGRYLLPILQSADVNATQLMPVIDRCLINGQPLDIGGSALKTARDFPWWEVSESLLKHLAIESATTRINNLMKWLSEDRPDLFEAFSEIVLRHKVASFLETPDLPQAPKSALVDYLMTELD; encoded by the coding sequence GTGCCGCCTGATGCCTTGTCACCTCGCGCCTGGCTGGAGCGCCAGCCACTGCAACCGTCGGAGCAACTGTTCGCGATTTTCAGCAGCGCCAGTGCCGCTGAACCCTTTAAAGCTTGGCAACGCTCAATCACAGCTCAAGCGCCGAGCCCGATTTGGGCTGGCACTGTGTATGCCGAGTGGGAAGCGGTGATGCCCTATGTCGGAATCGTCGCTGCTGGCAGTGAGTTTTTGGAGTGGGTTGCCGCCACTGAGTCTCGCGATTGGGGGTGGTTGGCGGTTTCTTCTGCTTCTCAAGAAGCGCTGGTCGAGCATTTTCGCAGCCTCACTCAAGTTCTTTTGCCAAACGGCAACGCGGTGTTTTTCCGTTTCTGGGATGGGCGTTATTTGTTGCCGATTCTTCAGTCTGCCGACGTTAACGCCACGCAGTTAATGCCTGTCATCGACCGTTGTTTGATCAATGGGCAACCGCTCGATATCGGTGGCAGTGCATTGAAAACCGCCAGGGATTTTCCGTGGTGGGAAGTTTCTGAATCGCTGCTCAAACACCTCGCCATCGAGTCCGCGACAACCCGTATCAACAACTTGATGAAGTGGTTGAGCGAAGACCGTCCAGACCTTTTCGAGGCGTTTTCCGAAATCGTATTGCGGCACAAAGTCGCGAGCTTTCTTGAGACGCCCGACCTACCTCAAGCGCCGAAATCAGCGTTGGTGGATTACCTGATGACGGAGCTGGACTGA